In one Silene latifolia isolate original U9 population chromosome 10, ASM4854445v1, whole genome shotgun sequence genomic region, the following are encoded:
- the LOC141608713 gene encoding receptor-like protein EIX2: MPDILNAIAIDLSSNLFEGVVPSGFTNLVHLYLNDNRFSDSYNILCSQTMSSLSDLYLSNNLFSGELPDCWMNFIQLSNLHLETNNFSGRIPKSIGTLSNLHFLDLSNNSFSGSFPAAFQSLTSLFILNLGYNLFTGYIPAWIGDASQSLGLLLLYNNHFTGEIPESICQLNNLQMLDLSINHISGVIPNCIFNFTAMAGNTDHLLQYFYYSEVMYLGRPILNIEASETAIVSWKKEEQSFKETLSLTGLKFLKGFDLSSNELSGEIPNGILSLTGLKFLNLSNNKLSGYIPLEIGNLTNLESLDLSSNHLTGNIPISLVEVTWLTTIDVSNNNLSGEIPIGTQLQSFDTSSYAGNSGLCGAPLPSCPKDRVSSNVPNRDNTSGQDKDNDTWIYHWIILGSLWYLSTI, from the coding sequence ATGCCAGACATACTAAATGCTATTGCAATAGACTTGAGCTCAAATCTGTTTGAGGGTGTTGTACCGTCAGGGTTTACAAACTTAGTCCATTTGTACCTTAATGATAATAGGTTTTCTGACTCCTACAATATTTTATGTTCCCAAACGATGAGTAGTTTATCAGATCTTTACTTGTCAAATAACTTATTTTCGGGGGAGCTTCCAGATTGTTGGATGAATTTTATACAACTATCAAATCTACACTTAGAAACTAATAATTTTTCGGGACGCATTCCAAAATCCATTGGTACCTTGTCGAATCTCCATTTCTTAGACCTAAGTAACAATAGCTTTTCAGGATCATTCCCGGCTGCATTTCAAAGTTTGACATCCTTGTTCATTCTAAACCTAGGATACAATTTGTTTACTGGGTACATACCTGCGTGGATAGGTGATGCTTCTCAAAGTCTTGGTCTTCTGCTTCTTTATAATAATCATTTCACCGGAGAGATACCTGAAAGTATTTGTCAATTAAACAATCTCCAAATGTTAGACCTTTCAATTAATCACATCTCAGGTGTAATCCCCAattgtatatttaattttacggcAATGGCAGGTAATACAGATCATCTATTGCAGTACTTCTACTATAGTGAAGTTATGTACCTCGGTAGGCCTATCTTAAATATAGAAGCATCTGAAACTGCGATTGTTTCTTGGAAAAAAGAGGAGCAGAGTTTCAAAGAAACATTAAGTCTTACTGGACTCAAATTCCTTAAAGGTTTTGATCTCTCAAGTAACGAGTTGAGTGGAGAAATTCCAAATGGAATATTAAGTCTTACTGGACTCAAATTCCTGAACTTATCAAATAACAAATTGAGTGGTTACATTCCACTAGAAATCGGAAACCTCACAAATTTAGAGAGTCTTGATCTGTCAAGTAACCATCTTACTGGAAATATTCCAATAAGCCTAGTCGAAGTGACTTGGCTTACTACCATTGATGTGTCGAACAACAACTTATCCGGGGAGATTCCAATTGGCACTCAGTTGCAAAGCTTTGATACTTCATCATATGCCGGGAACTCAGGACTTTGTGGGGCGCCACTCCCAAGTTGCCCAAAAGATCGAGTGTCATCCAATGTACCCAACAGAGATAATACTAGTGGTCAAGACAAGGATAATGACACTTGGATATATCATTGGATAATATTGGGGAGTTTGTGGTATTTAAGCACTATATAA
- the LOC141608711 gene encoding receptor-like protein EIX1 — protein sequence MKPFYHLIIILLSWLVLSPCTCHPSLDRNRSKTQCIDSEREALLQFKHGIIIDNCGLLSSWEGHTDCCQWRGVLCSNQTGHVVNLALVREHNLNVLPCLEGIVSPSLGELKHLKHLNLSNNKLFGELPHQLGNLSELITLDLRPLYSNFNIQSLSWITRLRLLKYLDLSGMKLSQVTNWMTIVNNLPSLSVLRMDNCELSTEIPSSLSYVNSSATLHSISLSGNNFNDSSIFQWLFNLPGIGTRLVYLDLSKNAFQLPISTKFGNFLALSYLSLSDNGFQGNISKILSKLCNLRQLYLGNNHFTDDIADVIGTIVNCENQALLTLDLSLNSFGGTIPDSISSFSSLSELYLNNNQLKGEISQGIGQLTVLEKLDVSFNSLEGTLTHSHFLNLEKLRELSLSNNKKLVIDVDENWIPPFHLDVVNLRSCQLGPQFPKWLQLQSNYSIFDVSNTGIAHNLVLDFDIG from the coding sequence ATGAAACCATTCTATCATCTTATCATCATTCTACTTTCATGGCTTGTACTGTCTCCTTGTACATGTCACCCTTCTCTTGATCGTAATCGTAGTAAAACCCAATGTATTGACAGTGAAAGGGAAGCCCTCCTCCAATTTAAACACGGCATCATAATCGATAATTGTGGGCTGCTTTCTTCTTGGGAAGGCCACACCGACTGCTGTCAATGGCGTGGGGTGCTCTGTAGTAACCAAACAGGTCATGTCGTAAATCTCGCTTTAGTAAGGGAACATAATTTAAATGTCCTTCCTTGTCTAGAAGGTATAGTGAGTCCTTCCCTAGGTGAGTTAAAGCATTTGAAACATCTGAACCTGAGCAATAATAAGTTATTTGGGGAATTACCTCATCAATTAGGTAATCTTTCTGAGTTAATAACTTTGGATCTAAGGCCTTTATACAGTAATTTTAATATACAAAGTTTATCGTGGATTACTCGTCTACGTTTGTTGAAATATCTTGATTTGAGTGGCATGAAACTTAGTCAAGTCACGAATTGGATGACAATTGTTAACAATTTGCCTTCATTAAGTGTACTTCGTATGGATAATTGTGAGCTTTCTACGGAAATTCCATCATCACTTTCATATGTTAATTCCTCGGCCACTCTTCATTCCATCAGCTTATCTGGTAATAATTTTAATGACAGTTCAATATTCCAGTGGTTGTTTAACTTGCCTGGAATCGGTACCCGACTAGTATATCTTGATCTTTCCAAGAATGCATTTCAACTTCCCATCTCAACCAAATTTGGGAATTTCCTCGCCCTTTCATATCTTTCCCTTTCTGATAATGGATTTCAGGGGAACATTTCCAAAATCTTGAGTAAGTTATGCAATTTGCGACAACTCTACTTAGGAAACAATCACTTCACGGATGACATAGCCGATGTCATCGGAACTATAGTGAACTGTGAAAACCAGGCACTATTAACACTGGACTTGAGTCTGAACAGTTTTGGGGGTACAATTCCTGATAGTATCAGCTCGTTTTCCTCGTTGAGCGAATTATACCTTAATAATAACCAGCTTAAAGGTGAGATTAGTCAAGGTATAGGACAGTTAACCGTGCTTGAGAAATTAGATGTGTCTTTCAACTCTTTAGAAGGTACTCTTACCCATAGCCACTTCTTAAATCTGGAAAAATTACGCGAACTAAGCTTATCCAATAACAAAAAATTGGTGATAGATGTCGATGAAAACtggatccctccctttcatcttgATGTTGTTAACTTAAGATCCTGCCAGTTAGGTCCTCAATTTCCAAAGTGGCTTCAATTGCAATCGAATTACTCGATATTCGATGTCTCAAATACTGGCATTGCTCACAACCTTGTATTAGACTTTGATATTGGGTGA